Proteins encoded within one genomic window of Granulicella pectinivorans:
- a CDS encoding glycoside hydrolase family 30 protein, whose amino-acid sequence MTVRLPLCAAAVLFFLPLVSSAQTVRSVVTTADLSRAMAPEPDLVFAPASGASSLTIAVDDTQRFQIMDGFGASMTDGSAWLLHGLSPASRQQVMTRLFDPNKGIGLSFLRLPIGSTDLSRDHYSYDDLPAGQQDPKLQHFSVRHDEAYIFPIMREALKLNPAITVMATPWSPPAWMKTHPTMNGGAIRPDAEPVFAQYLTRSVQAFQHAGIPVRFLSIQNEPLYETKDYPGTLLQASQAKRIIGSYLGPDLRRAGLSTRILAYDHNWDHPEYPLEVLEDPSAAPFMAGSALHCYGGSADAQTAIHDRHPEKGIWMTECSGGTWNTESALLTTAHLLIDSTRNWAKAVVLWGVALDPAHNPHAGGCGTCRPLVTVAPTAVTYNGDFYVLGHASQFVPPGSTRIASNSPGRTSLETVAFESPTGTIALIVLNNQPQPAAFAVTWHGRAFHATLQPGALATYTWPTGPASTREE is encoded by the coding sequence TTGACCGTTCGTCTCCCTCTCTGCGCCGCTGCCGTTCTGTTCTTCCTCCCGCTCGTCTCCTCCGCCCAGACGGTCCGCAGCGTCGTCACGACCGCCGACCTCTCTCGCGCCATGGCCCCCGAGCCGGATCTCGTCTTCGCCCCTGCATCCGGCGCTTCGTCCCTCACCATCGCGGTCGATGACACCCAGCGCTTCCAGATCATGGACGGCTTCGGCGCGTCCATGACCGATGGTTCCGCCTGGCTCCTCCATGGGCTCAGCCCGGCATCCCGCCAGCAGGTGATGACCCGCCTCTTCGACCCCAACAAGGGCATCGGCCTCAGCTTCCTCCGCCTCCCCATCGGCTCGACCGACCTCTCGCGCGACCACTATAGCTACGATGACCTTCCCGCCGGCCAGCAGGACCCGAAGCTCCAGCACTTCTCCGTCCGGCACGACGAGGCCTACATCTTCCCCATCATGCGCGAGGCCCTCAAGCTCAACCCCGCGATCACGGTCATGGCCACCCCATGGAGCCCGCCCGCCTGGATGAAGACCCACCCCACCATGAACGGCGGAGCCATCCGCCCCGATGCCGAGCCCGTCTTCGCCCAGTACCTCACCCGCTCCGTTCAGGCCTTCCAACACGCCGGAATCCCCGTCAGGTTCCTCTCCATCCAGAACGAGCCCCTCTACGAGACCAAGGACTACCCCGGCACCCTCCTCCAGGCCTCCCAGGCGAAGCGCATCATCGGCTCCTACCTCGGCCCCGACCTCCGCCGTGCCGGCCTCTCCACCCGGATCCTTGCCTACGATCACAACTGGGATCACCCCGAGTACCCCCTCGAGGTCCTCGAAGACCCGTCCGCCGCGCCTTTCATGGCCGGCTCCGCCCTGCACTGCTACGGCGGCAGCGCCGACGCCCAGACCGCCATCCACGACCGCCATCCCGAGAAGGGCATCTGGATGACCGAGTGCTCCGGTGGCACCTGGAACACGGAGTCCGCCCTCCTGACTACGGCCCACCTGCTCATCGACTCCACCCGCAACTGGGCCAAGGCCGTTGTGCTCTGGGGTGTCGCCCTGGACCCCGCCCACAACCCTCATGCCGGGGGCTGCGGCACCTGCCGCCCCCTCGTAACCGTCGCCCCCACCGCCGTCACATACAACGGAGATTTTTACGTCCTCGGCCATGCCAGCCAGTTCGTTCCGCCCGGCTCCACCCGCATCGCCTCCAACTCGCCCGGCCGCACAAGCCTTGAGACTGTAGCCTTCGAGTCGCCCACTGGAACGATCGCCCTGATCGTCCTCAATAACCAGCCGCAGCCCGCTGCCTTCGCGGTCACCTGGCACGGACGCGCCTTCCACGCCACCCTCCAGCCCGGCGCCCTCGCCACCTACACCTGGCCCACCGGCCCCGCATCCACAAGAGAGGAATAA
- a CDS encoding TonB-dependent receptor, with product MSLFSALASPLRNRHMIAATFLLGCSMPLVAQVTSGSILGSIEDTTGAIIPGAKVTAVASTIGVTRTVTSGQNGTFSMTNLPAATYTVTVSAPGFETNTKTGVVLSSADNLNAGVFALKVGAEATTVTVEADSGQLQLQANSGDRSDLITGKQLNDIALNGRNVLDIVRVIPGVSGSGSFGASGTGGLDTYSVNGTRTNQHDFTVDGASNVDTGNNGGTQVTVNTDAIAEVKVLTSNFQAAFGKAGGGSIVVTTRGGTNDFHGNVHFFHRNEGMNANDTVSNHNGTAKQLYRYNTVGYQVGGPIVKNKLFFFFSNEFYRQLVPGGINQYRTPTLLERSGDFSKSVDSSGNPLQIYNPETRTQYANNTITTGSLSAAQAASFAQIQKILSLYPLPNVVGNNTYNRQDPLSSTHPRTEYIGRIDYQISPNERMFARYVRNQDTQTGPMGSFGIQCSGALQIPGGCTNSQPGWNLAVDLTSTLSPTLLNEVSVGPSVYTSRVTGVNGNISIGANNINLPLLFPTTASESIPDISFGGNGQNYPGSYYGSTPWHQATTTISANDNLTWSFHSHTFKFGAFYQRNRKDQISYGNSNGQFSFNACSTSASGCLNQTGSNSGSPYASALLGAFQSFGQSSSRPTGYFRYNQVEFYAQDTWQINSRLTLDYGVRFVYIPPQYDAKSQIALFTPSAYNPANAVQIDTNGNIVPNTGNRLNGMTFASNGTLPKGGWNSNGILPEARFGFSWDPYGDHKSVIRGGFGTSHDREQGNLVFNTVFGNPALVQTPTISNSTIAQIPTAAQSNSGVLSGIYGADVSGQVPVNYSYSLGVQREIAAGTTLDVAYVGGMGRHLVTARDINTIPYGTTFTRAAQDPSKFAGGVVPVVEPNLPPEYAAAGYNFSGQYAYQQNYLSPYKGYGQMEYYKFDGTSSYNSLQTSVQRRFAHGLTFGGVYTWSKTLTTSSADETFVDPFNPRKYSYGVANYDRRHIAAINYVYDLPNLTQRFHGPHFLAYFTDNYQLSGLASIQSGAPVRNSLYSPASQLTGGSQYSKTPPAYVGVDHLGNLLLPTIGQPNLGAPGSLRQGGLVTWDSSIFKNFPIGSAAKGRSIQLRGEFFNILNHPNIASRDYGANVTLPSYNATTRTYTPLSIAKDTNWGQATSAFNPAGPGGPRVIQLAAKVYF from the coding sequence TTGAGTCTGTTTTCTGCCCTGGCTTCGCCCCTCCGGAACCGGCACATGATCGCCGCGACGTTCCTCCTGGGATGTTCGATGCCGCTCGTCGCCCAAGTGACTTCAGGTTCTATCCTCGGCTCTATTGAGGATACTACCGGCGCCATTATTCCCGGCGCGAAGGTCACCGCGGTGGCCTCCACCATCGGCGTCACGCGTACCGTCACCTCCGGCCAGAACGGCACATTTTCGATGACCAACCTGCCTGCGGCGACCTATACCGTCACCGTCAGCGCCCCCGGCTTCGAAACCAACACGAAAACCGGCGTCGTCCTCAGCTCTGCCGACAACCTCAACGCGGGCGTCTTCGCCCTCAAGGTCGGCGCCGAGGCCACCACCGTCACTGTCGAGGCCGATAGCGGCCAGCTCCAGCTCCAGGCCAACTCCGGAGACCGCTCCGACCTCATTACCGGCAAACAGCTCAACGACATCGCCCTGAACGGCCGCAACGTCCTCGATATCGTCCGCGTTATCCCCGGCGTCTCCGGTTCGGGCAGCTTCGGAGCCTCCGGCACCGGCGGCCTCGACACCTACAGCGTCAACGGCACCCGCACCAATCAGCACGACTTCACCGTCGATGGTGCCTCGAACGTCGATACCGGCAACAACGGCGGAACCCAGGTCACCGTCAATACGGACGCCATCGCCGAGGTCAAAGTCCTCACCTCCAACTTCCAGGCAGCCTTCGGTAAGGCCGGCGGCGGTTCCATCGTCGTCACCACCCGCGGCGGTACCAACGATTTCCACGGCAACGTCCACTTCTTCCACCGGAACGAAGGCATGAACGCCAACGACACCGTCAGCAACCACAACGGAACCGCCAAGCAGCTCTACCGGTACAACACGGTCGGCTACCAGGTCGGCGGACCGATCGTGAAGAACAAGCTCTTCTTCTTCTTCTCGAACGAGTTCTATCGCCAGCTCGTCCCCGGTGGCATCAACCAGTACCGCACCCCGACCCTCCTCGAGCGCTCCGGCGACTTCTCGAAGAGCGTCGACAGCTCCGGCAATCCGCTCCAGATCTATAACCCGGAGACCCGCACGCAGTACGCCAACAACACCATCACCACCGGATCGCTCAGCGCGGCCCAGGCTGCCTCCTTCGCCCAGATCCAGAAGATCCTGAGCCTCTACCCACTCCCCAACGTTGTCGGCAACAATACATACAACCGCCAGGATCCCCTCTCCTCCACGCATCCGCGTACGGAGTACATCGGGCGCATCGACTACCAGATCTCCCCCAATGAGCGCATGTTCGCCCGCTACGTCCGCAACCAGGACACCCAGACCGGCCCCATGGGCTCGTTCGGCATCCAGTGCTCCGGCGCCCTCCAGATCCCCGGCGGCTGCACCAACTCGCAGCCCGGCTGGAACCTCGCCGTGGACCTCACCAGCACGCTCTCGCCCACGCTCCTGAATGAAGTCAGCGTCGGTCCCAGCGTCTATACCTCGCGCGTCACCGGTGTAAACGGCAACATCTCCATTGGTGCCAACAACATCAACCTCCCCCTGCTCTTCCCCACCACCGCATCGGAGTCCATCCCGGACATCAGCTTCGGCGGCAACGGGCAGAACTACCCCGGCAGCTACTACGGATCCACGCCCTGGCACCAGGCCACCACCACCATCAGCGCCAACGACAACCTGACCTGGAGCTTCCACAGCCACACGTTCAAGTTCGGTGCCTTCTACCAGCGCAACCGCAAGGACCAGATCAGCTACGGCAATTCGAACGGTCAGTTCAGCTTCAATGCCTGCTCCACCAGCGCCAGCGGATGCCTCAACCAGACCGGAAGCAACAGCGGTTCTCCCTACGCCAGCGCCCTGCTCGGAGCCTTCCAGAGCTTCGGACAGTCCAGCTCCCGTCCCACTGGTTACTTCCGCTACAACCAGGTCGAGTTCTATGCGCAGGATACCTGGCAGATCAACTCGCGCCTGACCCTCGACTACGGCGTCCGTTTCGTCTACATCCCTCCCCAGTACGACGCCAAGAGCCAGATCGCTCTGTTTACGCCTTCGGCCTATAACCCGGCCAATGCGGTGCAGATCGACACCAACGGCAACATCGTCCCCAACACCGGCAACCGCCTCAACGGTATGACCTTCGCCTCGAACGGAACTCTCCCCAAGGGCGGCTGGAACTCGAACGGCATCCTTCCCGAGGCGCGCTTCGGCTTCTCGTGGGATCCGTACGGCGATCACAAGAGCGTCATTCGCGGCGGCTTCGGCACCTCGCACGATCGTGAGCAGGGCAACCTGGTCTTCAACACGGTCTTCGGCAACCCCGCGCTGGTGCAGACTCCCACCATCTCCAACAGCACCATCGCCCAGATCCCCACGGCCGCCCAGTCCAACTCCGGCGTGCTCAGCGGAATCTACGGTGCGGACGTCTCCGGTCAGGTTCCCGTCAACTACAGCTACTCACTCGGCGTGCAGCGTGAGATCGCTGCCGGCACCACCCTCGACGTCGCATACGTCGGTGGCATGGGTCGTCACCTCGTCACCGCCCGCGACATCAACACCATCCCCTACGGCACGACGTTCACCCGCGCCGCACAGGATCCTTCCAAGTTCGCCGGTGGAGTCGTACCCGTCGTCGAGCCCAACCTTCCCCCCGAGTACGCCGCAGCCGGCTACAACTTCAGCGGCCAGTACGCCTACCAGCAGAACTACCTGTCGCCCTACAAGGGCTACGGCCAGATGGAGTACTACAAGTTCGACGGTACCTCCAGCTACAACTCCCTCCAGACCTCGGTCCAGCGTCGCTTCGCCCATGGCCTCACCTTCGGCGGCGTCTATACGTGGTCCAAGACCCTCACCACCTCCAGCGCCGACGAGACCTTCGTCGACCCCTTCAACCCCCGCAAATACAGCTACGGCGTAGCCAACTACGATCGTCGTCATATTGCCGCGATCAACTACGTCTACGATCTTCCCAACCTCACCCAGCGCTTCCATGGGCCGCACTTCCTGGCCTACTTCACCGACAACTACCAGCTCTCCGGTCTGGCCAGCATCCAGAGCGGCGCGCCGGTTCGCAACTCGCTCTATTCGCCGGCCAGCCAGCTCACCGGTGGCTCGCAGTACAGCAAGACTCCCCCGGCCTACGTGGGTGTCGACCACCTCGGCAACCTCCTCCTCCCCACCATCGGCCAGCCCAACCTCGGAGCTCCCGGCAGCCTCCGTCAGGGCGGACTCGTCACCTGGGATTCGTCCATCTTCAAAAACTTCCCCATCGGCTCTGCCGCCAAGGGTCGTTCCATCCAGCTCCGGGGCGAGTTCTTCAACATCCTCAACCACCCCAACATCGCCTCGCGCGACTACGGTGCCAACGTAACGTTGCCCAGCTACAACGCGACCACCAGAACCTACACCCCGCTCTCCATCGCCAAGGACACCAACTGGGGCCAGGCCACCTCGGCCTTCAACCCAGCCGGTCCCGGCGGACCACGCGTCATCCAGCTCGCCGCGAAGGTCTACTTCTAG
- a CDS encoding DPP IV N-terminal domain-containing protein: MSNANLMVHERKTAFLAGVWRVDPETNTLLRDGEERHVEPKVMKVLLTLASQQNHVVSKEDLITAVWPDTFVGDDVLTRCISILRKITEDDPHAPHFIQTVPKVGYRLVAPVSEFAEPEPMEVLVEQPAAPLEARPAAESIVPPAGAARWPRARWIAGAAAALSLVAATGYGVHARREATGPSGSLRTVQFTSYDGEQTQPAFSPDGAHIAFVWAKHGSETRQIYVKRIGEENLTRLAKDGGEQFSPVWSPDGRQIAYLGRSSDGLGLYITGTAPGSGASRIYIPQQPSHWEQGALSWSPDGKSLIFPDHDGSQPHSSLFQLDLATRNVRSITSPPSGWEGDLNPAYSPDGTKIAFTRASETAVRDIYWISVGNGAVHQLTSDRMNIDSLTWSADGRSILFSSNRGGKYALWKMALNGGKPERLPVGSEDAFGPAVGPRPGQLAYAQGSAFWSILRLRGAEGKSAAVPERVLSSTQQDSAPSLSPDGRFFAIQSLRSGSQEIWISSIEGKSLRQLTFLGGPLTGSPAWSNHGDSLLFDSRPDGHSHIFSVPVGGGQPKQLTSGNANDIVPRWSHDDQKIYFRSNRGGRWQLWMIPAAGGEPQPVTTGDGIEPQESPDGRWLYYTRGNEDGLWRTPVGGGNEVQVSKAPAAGFWGYWQVTPLGIFYLDQSHTSPEIRILNPETRESSLYATLQQTPPPYAGISVVAQGHIVLMTDEHDAERHITLVERQR; the protein is encoded by the coding sequence TTGAGTAACGCAAATTTGATGGTGCACGAACGAAAAACCGCATTCCTCGCAGGTGTTTGGAGGGTCGATCCCGAGACGAATACGCTTCTGCGGGATGGTGAGGAGCGGCATGTCGAGCCAAAAGTGATGAAGGTGCTGCTCACTTTGGCCTCGCAACAGAACCACGTCGTCTCGAAGGAAGATCTCATTACAGCGGTGTGGCCGGACACCTTTGTGGGTGACGACGTGCTGACCCGCTGCATCTCGATCCTACGGAAGATCACCGAAGACGATCCCCATGCGCCGCACTTTATCCAGACGGTTCCCAAGGTGGGGTACCGGCTGGTGGCTCCCGTTTCGGAGTTTGCCGAGCCTGAGCCGATGGAGGTGTTGGTGGAGCAGCCGGCTGCGCCTCTGGAGGCTCGGCCTGCGGCGGAGAGCATTGTTCCGCCTGCGGGAGCGGCTCGCTGGCCTCGTGCCAGGTGGATCGCCGGAGCAGCCGCGGCACTTTCGCTCGTCGCCGCCACGGGCTATGGAGTACATGCCCGCCGGGAGGCAACGGGGCCCTCCGGCAGCCTTCGTACGGTGCAGTTCACCTCTTACGACGGGGAGCAGACACAGCCGGCGTTCTCGCCGGACGGCGCGCATATCGCTTTTGTGTGGGCGAAGCACGGAAGCGAGACGCGGCAGATCTACGTGAAGCGGATTGGCGAGGAGAACCTCACTCGGCTGGCGAAGGATGGCGGAGAGCAGTTCAGCCCCGTCTGGTCGCCCGACGGGCGGCAGATCGCTTATCTGGGGAGATCAAGCGACGGTCTGGGACTTTATATAACGGGAACTGCGCCGGGATCGGGGGCCAGCCGCATCTATATTCCGCAGCAGCCCAGCCACTGGGAGCAGGGTGCCCTTTCGTGGTCGCCGGATGGGAAGAGCCTTATTTTTCCGGATCACGACGGTTCGCAGCCGCACTCGTCGCTGTTCCAACTGGATCTGGCGACGCGGAATGTAAGGTCGATTACATCGCCTCCGTCGGGTTGGGAGGGAGACTTGAACCCGGCTTACTCGCCCGATGGGACAAAGATTGCTTTTACCCGGGCGAGCGAGACTGCCGTCCGGGATATCTACTGGATTTCTGTGGGCAATGGCGCGGTCCACCAGCTTACCTCCGACCGGATGAACATCGACAGCCTTACGTGGAGCGCGGATGGACGCTCCATTCTGTTCTCGTCGAACCGAGGCGGGAAGTACGCGCTGTGGAAGATGGCGTTGAATGGGGGAAAGCCGGAGCGGCTTCCGGTGGGGAGTGAGGACGCCTTCGGTCCGGCGGTGGGACCGCGGCCGGGGCAGCTCGCCTATGCGCAGGGTTCGGCCTTCTGGAGCATTCTTCGGCTGAGGGGGGCTGAGGGGAAGTCCGCGGCGGTTCCGGAACGCGTGCTCTCCTCGACCCAGCAGGACTCTGCCCCGTCGCTCTCGCCCGATGGCCGCTTTTTTGCGATCCAGTCGCTTCGCTCCGGATCGCAGGAGATCTGGATCTCGTCGATCGAGGGTAAGTCGTTGCGGCAATTGACGTTCCTGGGGGGTCCGCTGACGGGCAGTCCAGCATGGTCGAACCATGGGGACAGTCTTCTGTTCGACTCACGGCCGGATGGTCACTCGCATATCTTCAGCGTGCCGGTGGGGGGCGGGCAGCCGAAGCAGTTGACTTCGGGGAATGCGAACGATATCGTCCCGCGCTGGTCGCATGACGACCAGAAGATCTATTTCCGGTCGAATCGCGGAGGGAGATGGCAGTTGTGGATGATTCCGGCGGCCGGGGGAGAGCCGCAGCCGGTGACAACGGGCGATGGGATCGAGCCGCAGGAGTCGCCCGATGGGCGGTGGCTTTACTACACGCGTGGAAACGAGGATGGGCTATGGCGGACGCCGGTGGGAGGCGGGAACGAGGTGCAGGTCTCGAAGGCTCCGGCGGCAGGCTTCTGGGGGTACTGGCAGGTGACGCCGCTGGGTATCTTCTACCTGGATCAAAGCCATACGAGCCCGGAGATCCGGATTCTGAACCCGGAGACGCGGGAGTCCAGCCTATACGCCACGCTGCAGCAGACGCCTCCTCCTTATGCGGGGATCTCGGTGGTTGCGCAGGGGCACATCGTCCTGATGACGGACGAGCATGATGCCGAACGGCACATCACGCTCGTCGAGCGGCAGCGGTAG
- a CDS encoding amylo-alpha-1,6-glucosidase, with protein MRLTAAVLLLSLSPALHAQSSTQTGLTTIPSFPLDANPLVIRKDAMANKPFSVTGERGAILGQQDGTFELWLLPVKILHEAHLTAKLKDYDAVIDLNAHASSIEVRPDHTTITYAHAAITVKQHMFIPHTSEPGLATAVVLFEIHASRPAEITLSFAPSMEQQWPAPNFGRPGASWTPSGTGGAYTLETDNPDFYGMVAMPNAQHGPIPPYQERPVTTPVEFHLSYDPAKDDHSFYPLLCGLAKKGETGVAGRAALLARLTSANQHLVHDYQTVSQDWDHFFDHRLTVSTPDKRFDEALRWAEVSIEESKVSTAGGAGLAGGWYTSGDSARPGFGWFFGRDTLWTLYAVNSFGDFAMSKQALDFLLAHQRADGKMMHEYSQTAAQVDWEHMPYLYASADSTPLFVMQIEDYVRSSGDIAYLKQHWDNVKRAYQFTRSHTTQGVYDNSQGTGWVEEWPKMPHQEIYLAALDQQSAASFSRLAGLMGETDAAQEAGKTAADIAAKLAAYRGEDGVYRFNRQQDGSYENVPSIFPAVAWWSGHLALPQADTTFAQWAGHTFSTDWGIRSVPTSATIYDPVSYHHGSVWPLYSGWTSMAEYRTGRPVQAFSNLRNTAELTWLQDAGAITEVVSGEFFAPLGRSSSHQLWSSAMVLAPAIRGLFGLEADALHHTLQVAPQMPAAWDKTTLQHVMVGSDSFEVAIERVGAELQVRATSPGPSTLCLAKPGQTVSKDCTERPSTQHTLRLPLPAVEIGTQEAPASEGNRTSQMKVIDVRSDSHTLTVQLEAPAGSAHRLFVRQNAARQRTLSAEGGTIEGNEVLVKFGDASGTGYVSKTVTLRW; from the coding sequence GTGCGATTGACCGCTGCCGTTCTGCTCCTCTCTCTCTCCCCCGCCCTCCACGCCCAAAGCAGCACCCAGACCGGCCTCACCACCATCCCCTCTTTCCCCCTCGACGCGAACCCCCTCGTCATCCGCAAAGACGCGATGGCCAACAAGCCCTTCTCCGTCACGGGCGAGCGCGGCGCGATCCTCGGGCAGCAGGACGGCACCTTCGAGCTCTGGCTCCTTCCGGTCAAGATCCTGCACGAAGCACACCTCACGGCGAAGCTGAAGGACTACGACGCGGTCATCGATCTGAACGCGCACGCCTCGTCCATCGAGGTCCGCCCCGACCACACCACCATCACCTACGCCCACGCGGCGATCACCGTGAAGCAGCACATGTTCATCCCCCACACCTCCGAACCCGGCCTGGCGACCGCAGTGGTCCTCTTCGAAATCCACGCATCCCGCCCCGCCGAGATCACCCTCTCCTTCGCCCCCAGCATGGAGCAGCAGTGGCCCGCCCCGAACTTCGGCCGCCCCGGCGCAAGCTGGACCCCATCCGGAACCGGCGGAGCCTACACCCTCGAGACCGACAACCCCGACTTCTACGGCATGGTCGCCATGCCCAACGCGCAGCATGGTCCCATCCCTCCCTACCAGGAACGCCCCGTGACCACGCCGGTCGAGTTCCACCTCTCCTACGACCCCGCGAAGGACGACCACAGCTTCTACCCCCTGCTCTGTGGTCTGGCAAAGAAGGGCGAAACCGGAGTAGCGGGACGCGCCGCCCTCCTCGCGCGCCTCACCAGCGCGAACCAGCACCTTGTCCACGATTACCAGACAGTATCCCAGGATTGGGACCACTTTTTTGACCACCGCCTCACCGTATCCACCCCCGACAAGCGCTTCGACGAAGCCCTCCGCTGGGCCGAGGTATCCATCGAAGAATCAAAGGTTTCCACCGCCGGCGGAGCCGGTCTCGCAGGCGGCTGGTACACCTCCGGCGACTCCGCCCGCCCCGGCTTCGGCTGGTTCTTCGGCCGCGACACCTTATGGACCCTCTACGCGGTGAACAGCTTCGGCGACTTCGCTATGTCGAAGCAAGCATTGGACTTCCTGCTGGCCCACCAACGGGCCGACGGCAAGATGATGCACGAGTACTCCCAGACCGCAGCCCAGGTCGACTGGGAACACATGCCGTATCTCTACGCCTCCGCCGACTCAACCCCTTTATTCGTCATGCAGATAGAAGATTACGTCCGGTCCAGCGGAGACATCGCCTACCTGAAGCAGCACTGGGACAACGTAAAGCGCGCCTACCAGTTCACCCGCAGCCACACCACCCAAGGCGTCTACGACAACTCCCAGGGCACAGGCTGGGTGGAGGAGTGGCCGAAGATGCCGCATCAGGAGATCTACCTCGCTGCGCTCGACCAGCAGTCCGCCGCCTCCTTCTCCCGCCTCGCAGGGCTGATGGGCGAAACCGATGCGGCTCAGGAGGCAGGCAAAACGGCGGCCGATATCGCAGCGAAACTCGCCGCCTATCGCGGAGAAGACGGCGTGTACCGCTTCAACCGGCAGCAGGATGGCTCGTACGAGAACGTGCCCTCGATCTTCCCCGCGGTCGCATGGTGGAGCGGCCATCTCGCGCTGCCTCAGGCAGACACGACCTTCGCTCAATGGGCCGGACACACCTTCAGCACGGACTGGGGTATTCGGTCCGTTCCAACGAGCGCCACCATCTACGACCCTGTCAGCTACCATCACGGATCGGTCTGGCCGCTCTACAGCGGATGGACCTCGATGGCGGAGTATCGCACCGGGCGTCCCGTGCAGGCGTTCTCCAACCTGCGCAATACGGCGGAGCTGACCTGGCTGCAGGATGCGGGTGCAATCACCGAGGTGGTCTCGGGTGAGTTCTTCGCGCCTCTGGGAAGAAGCAGCTCGCACCAGCTCTGGTCGTCCGCCATGGTGCTCGCACCCGCCATCCGCGGTCTCTTTGGCCTGGAAGCCGATGCCCTCCACCATACCCTCCAGGTGGCTCCGCAGATGCCCGCGGCATGGGACAAAACCACCCTGCAGCACGTGATGGTGGGCAGCGATAGCTTCGAGGTTGCCATCGAGCGCGTGGGGGCGGAGCTGCAGGTCCGCGCCACGTCACCCGGTCCGTCCACGCTCTGCCTCGCGAAGCCTGGGCAAACGGTCTCGAAGGATTGCACGGAGCGCCCCTCCACGCAGCACACCCTCCGCCTTCCCCTTCCCGCGGTCGAGATTGGCACGCAGGAGGCCCCCGCAAGCGAGGGAAACAGAACATCGCAGATGAAGGTGATCGATGTCCGGAGCGACAGCCACACCCTCACCGTGCAGCTCGAAGCCCCGGCCGGCAGCGCGCATCGTCTCTTCGTGCGGCAGAACGCCGCCAGACAACGAACCCTCAGCGCTGAGGGCGGAACGATAGAGGGCAACGAGGTCCTGGTCAAATTCGGGGACGCCAGCGGAACCGGCTACGTCAGCAAGACCGTCACCCTGCGGTGGTGA